A stretch of the Malus sylvestris chromosome 10, drMalSylv7.2, whole genome shotgun sequence genome encodes the following:
- the LOC126585129 gene encoding uncharacterized protein LOC126585129 yields MEEQMIAKQKANSSDYLGREGSEFKSFGVCLKWVFVDQSSIWRTGLSWSVFFVLAIGVPLASHFLLACSDCDTNHSRPYHVVSQLSLSLFSVLAFVSLSIWTHRYGLRKFLFLDRLYESSEKVRHGYKQQFQNSMKLLCLIVIPCFVLECVYKIWWYVSGARELPYYGNVYLSNTILCMLELISWLYRTTIFFLVCVLFRLVCHLQILRLQNFAQVFQEETEVELILMEHLKIRRNLRSMSHRFRIFILFSLIMVTASQLTSLVLVTRSSAHVNIYKAGELALCSISLVTSLFICLRSATKITHKAQSITGLATKWHVCATLHSFDYTETETPMAPISSTPAFPFGVDMESEDEEGVEDDDLDSTKLVPIYSQTISFQKRQALVTYLENNRAGITVFGFTVDRMWLHSIFAIQLALLLWLLNKTLGV; encoded by the exons ATGGAAGAACAGATGATAGCAAAGCAGAAAGCCAATAGCTCAGACTACTTAGGCCGCGAAGGAAGTGAATTCAAGAGCTTCGGAGTATGCCTCAAATGGGTCTTCGTGGATCAGTCCAGCATATGGAGGACCGGACTTTCATGGTCCGTCTTCTTCGTCTTAGCCATTGGTGTACCACTCGCGTCTCACTTTCTCCTCGCCTGCTCCGACTGCGATACCAATCACAGCCGCCCTTACCATGTTGTCTCCCAACTTTCGCTTTCCTTGTTCTCGGTGCTCGCATTCGTCAGCCTCTCTATCTGGACTCACAGATACGGTTTAAGAAAGTTTCTCTTCCTTGACAGGTTATATGAATCAAGCGAGAAAGTTCGCCATGGATATAAACAACAGTTCCAG AATTCAATGAAGCTCCTTTGCTTGATCGTCATCCCCTGTTTTGTGTTAGAGTGTGTCTACAAAATATGGTGGTACGTCTCGGGAGCAAGAGAATTGCCGTACTACGGCAACGTCTATTTAAGCAACACCATTTTGTGCATGTTGGAGCTGATTTCATGGCTCTATCGAACCACGATTTTCTTCCTCGTTTGTGTTCTGTTCCGGCTCGTTTGCCATCTTCAAATACTTAGGCTACAAAATTTTGCACAAGTTTTCCAAGAGGAGACCGAGGTCGAGTTGATCTTGATGGAACACCTCAAGATCAGACGGAACCTCCGGTCGATGAGCCATCGGTTTCGCATATTCATCTTGTTTTCTCTGATCATGGTTACAGCAAGTCAGCTCACTTCTCTGGTGTTGGTAACAAGGTCTAGTGCTCATGTCAACATCTACAAGGCCGGGGAGCTTGCG TTATGTTCTATTAGCCTAGTGACTAGCCTTTTCATTTGCTTGAGAAGTgcaaccaaaataactcacaagGCACAGTCAATTACAGGCCTTGCTACAAAGTGGCATGTGTGCGCCACATTACACTCTTTTGATTACACGGAAACTGAGACTCCGATGGCTCCGATTTCTTCAACTCCGGCGTTTCCTTTCGGTGTTGACATGGAATCGGAAGATGAAGAAGGTGTAGAAGATGACGATTTGGACAGCACGAAGTTAGTACCAATTTATAGTCAAACAATCTCGTTCCAGAAAAGACAGGCTCTAG TGACATATTTGGAGAACAATAGAGCAGGGATAACAGTTTTCGGGTTCACGGTGGATCGAATGTGGCTTCACTCCATTTTTGCAATTCAACTGGCTCTTCTGCTATGGCTGCTGAACAAGACGCTGGGTGTTTGA
- the LOC126587497 gene encoding non-specific lipid-transfer protein 8-like, whose product MEMKLVIFFGLMVMVLNHASPANGDITCQEALMDLMPCKEYLTGSGPGTPPITCCIGVKTVSDAATTRECRRNLCECFKKAAAGIPINPDRLRQLPDLCHVSLPVPLDPKIDCATIPQV is encoded by the exons ATGGAGATGAAATTGGTGATCTTTTTCGGGCTGATGGTTATGGTTCTGAACCATGCAAGTCCTGCAAATGGCGATATCACATGCCAAGAGGCCTTGATGGATTTGATGCCATGTAAGGAATACTTGACGGGGTCCGGCCCCGGGACTCCTCCGATTACTTGTTGCATTGGTGTGAAAACAGTTTCTGATGCGGCTACCACCAGAGAGTGTCGGAGGAACCTCTGTGAATGTTTCAAGAAAGCAGCTGCTGGCATTCCGATCAACCCTGACAGACTCAGGCAGCTTCCTGATCTCTGCCATGTGTCCCTTCCCGTTCCTCTCGACCCCAAAATTGACTGCGCAAC AATTCCTCAAGTCTGA